Proteins encoded within one genomic window of Setaria italica strain Yugu1 chromosome IV, Setaria_italica_v2.0, whole genome shotgun sequence:
- the LOC101762025 gene encoding uncharacterized protein LOC101762025, with amino-acid sequence MALFSFPLLVATITATALVLFTPRPSPPGGSARSPPPPRGGARKLQAGVQGGPPSPVGRGGSRELPQRGAEASGRRGAETPGSTVGRALGGHEGSDNAVTKPDWLLEGMDPNSTYVLEIRLFGNKKRVRKDFKCFCFDMTVDSDLTNYKDLLEEIVDKHPPGYFYVFSTKSKFDLKYEQ; translated from the exons ATGGcgctcttctccttccctttgCTAGTTGCTACAATCACCGCGACTGCCCTCGTGCTCTTCACCCCACGGCCTAG CCCCCCGGGGGGAAGCGcccgctcccccccccccccccgcggcgGGGCGCGGAAGCTCCAGGCGGGCGTCCAGGGAGGCCCCCCCTCCCCGGTGGGGCGCGGAGGCTCCAGGGAGCTCCCCCAGCGTGGCGCGGAGGCTTCAGGGAGGCGGGGTGCGGAGACTCCAG GGAGCACGGTTGGGCGGGCTTTGGGAGGGCATGAAGGGTCTGATAATGCTGTCACAAAGCCAGACTGGCTCCTTGAAGG GATGGATCCAAATTCAACATATGTTTTAGAAATTAGACTGTTTGGCAACAAGAAGAGAGTTAGAAAGGATTTCAAATGTTTTTGTTTTGATATGACCGTTGATTCAGATTTGACAAACTATAAGGATTTACTTGAAGAGATTGTAGACAAGCACCCGCCTGGCTACTTCTATGTCTTTTCCACCAAG TCAAAATTTGACCTCAAATATGAACAGTAA